In the genome of Carya illinoinensis cultivar Pawnee chromosome 13, C.illinoinensisPawnee_v1, whole genome shotgun sequence, the window aattttgtttaatcatatttttcactcctaataataataaaaaaaatgtaaaaaatacgAGAAAACAAAGTTTTATAGATTCATAAATCTACTCAACACCACTTAAACGCAAAATCCCGATACGATTAGATGTCTTCTCCATTTCACTTATAATCAAGAGAATTAATATTCTAGCATTTTCGCGAagatatttcttattttaagaGTTTGAACACAAAAGGTAATTTTTGTGACAATTAAAATTGGAAATTAAAGCTTAagatatcaattttttattttatttttttcagttcCTAATAGGGAGACATGGACAcagtcttatttatttatttattgtagaATGAATTGTAAAAACGTTATAAGAGGTTTGAAAGTATATGAGCCATGGTCATGGTCATGGTCATGGTCATCGTGTGGAGCCACCAAATTGCCGACGGCAAAATCTGTCATTATTTTTTTGGTGTGTGATCTGTAAAAAGTTtccttaaaatatttacaaaacaaTACTAAAATGTTATAGCAATAAAAAGTACTTCTTAAAATGCTATATTACCAGAACACCAAAATACTTAACGAAAATAGTTGCACGAAATCTAACCATTCAAAGAAATCTATcacaaaaaattggaaaaaaaataaattcacaataatTCAAACTTTGATAAAGAAACTTTGAGAAAaaaggtattaaaaaaaaatcataatgatTTTGGAGCTGGGATTGAATACGATTCTGCATACCCAAATTGAAGAGTACATGAATCCATCACGTCTGAACTATTTGCCTAatctttctttatatatagatgaacctacttttctttttccgggttattcaaacaaaaatgaatATGGAAAACACACACATCAATCCACCGCTCTAAAATTCACGTACGGAGCAGAGAAATGAACCCGTGAAAAGCGTCCACGTTACTCACTCCGTGGACCCCCATTAAATGGCCCACTctaattaattcaacttctttttTCTCCATATTGGACTCCACCACCGCACAatcctctcgctctctctctctctctctatctcagtTTTTCGCTCTCGCAACAAAGTCCACAAAGTCACCCCGTACTCGGCTCTATCTGTCTCTGAATCTGTTTGTAATCCGAGTTCAATTGTATACGCCATGGCCGCGTGCGTGTTGGACACGGCTCGAGCCCTGGCGTGCCGGGACGGTAAGGCGGCGGCGCACCTGAAGTTCATCTCCATCTGGGTAATCTTCTTTACTAGCGTCTTAGGCATATCTTCGCCTGTGCTCCTCGCCCGCTTCTTCCAGGGAAAACCCCTCTACGACAAGGCCGTCTTCTTGATCAAGTGCTTCGCCGCCGGAGTTATCCTCTCCACATCCCTCGTCCACGTACTCCCCGACGCCTTCACCGCCATGTCTGACTGCCAGGTCGCCTCCCATCACCCATGGAAGGACTTCCCCTTCTCGGGCCTGGTCACCATGGTAGGTGCGCTGCTCGCTCTTCTCGTTGACATCACGGCCAGCTCGCACGTGGAGCAAAGCCACAGCCATGCGGATCACTACTCGCCGGTGCCGGCTCTGACGCAGGAGGAGCTTATGGAGAGAAAAAAATCGGGGGAATCGAGGTGCGAGTCGGGAACGAGCGAGGAGGAGCGGGTGGCGGCAGAGCTGGTGAGGCAGAAGCAGAGGCTGGTGTCGCAGGTGCTGGAGATAGGGATAATATTCCACTCGGTGATAATCGGAGTGACGATGGGGATGTCTCAGAACAAGTGCACCATCAGGCCTCTGGTGGCTGCTCTTGCTTTCCACCAGATCTTTGAAGGCATGGGTCTCGGAGGCTGCATTGCTCAGGTATATTTACTTCATTAATTTCATCAACCTAGAAATTGAACCTCCTTATTCTCAATCCCAATTTTAATTTCCGATTATAAAGAATCATAATCCAAATTTAACACAGCATCAATCCTAATTATCAAAGCCTGCTTGAAGGGGTAGGGTTCTTCCTAATTCATCTTCGTAGTTGTAGCAATAACGGCAGTAAATTAATGTCGGTTCTCCATTCTATATAGCTTTAAGTAATTCAGGCTACAAACATCCTAAGTACTAGCAGTCAATAGACTGACGTAAAACGCAATCGCCAACATGCCGACACGTGTTTGTTTACATTCTTATTACAATGACAGAACACTGGCAACTTGGGTCTTGGGGACCAGAGGAAGTGGCTATCTCAAACTGAGAGGCACGTGATCTGGTTGGTTTCAGGATTTAGAGACATCTTAGGAATTTTATTAATCGATATTGCGTCTTGCATCTTAGGAATTATATGTTTTCATGCATATTTAGGATTAATAATCATCGTTGTTTGTACCTAATTAATGGCGGTGATGATGGTGAAAATTGCAGGCGGGTTTTGGGTTTGGAACGACGGCATACATGTGCTTCATGTTCTCAGTGACAACGCCGATGGGGATAGTGATGGGAATGATTGTATTCTCGGTGACAGGTTATGATGACAGTAGCACAAATGCCTTGATAATGGAGGGATTGTTGGGGTCATTCTCTTCAGGAATACTAATATACATGGCTCTCGTGGATCTCATTGCCGTAGATTTCTTCCACAACAAGATGATGAGTTCCATTCCATGGTTGAAAAAGGCTTCCTACATTGCCTTAACCCTCGGCTCTACTGCAATGTCTATCCTTGCCCTTTGGGCTTAAACCCTTTAATCGAGGGTTTTGGTTGTTCATTTTAGGAATAAACGTTGAAAATTTCTGCTGGGTTGGTTCCATTACATGAAATGTACATCTTAATCAAAATTGGGGGAAGCATGTTTGTGAGGGAAAAATGTTTTAGTTATAAAGAGATTacgtaaaaataaatctataaatagaccttatttgatatggtgttttaaattgtaaagttacttttaggATAAAGTAGATATGACGTAAAATACGtcagtttatgagtttatttttacataatccTTTTGTAATTATAGTATTTATCTTGTGGGAAATCTAATGAGTAATGCTAATGTAAAGTTCCAAATGCATGATTCTTAAGCAAACCTTCTATAAAAAGTGAAACCGGTTAAGAAAAAGT includes:
- the LOC122292650 gene encoding zinc transporter 6, chloroplastic — protein: MAACVLDTARALACRDGKAAAHLKFISIWVIFFTSVLGISSPVLLARFFQGKPLYDKAVFLIKCFAAGVILSTSLVHVLPDAFTAMSDCQVASHHPWKDFPFSGLVTMVGALLALLVDITASSHVEQSHSHADHYSPVPALTQEELMERKKSGESRCESGTSEEERVAAELVRQKQRLVSQVLEIGIIFHSVIIGVTMGMSQNKCTIRPLVAALAFHQIFEGMGLGGCIAQAGFGFGTTAYMCFMFSVTTPMGIVMGMIVFSVTGYDDSSTNALIMEGLLGSFSSGILIYMALVDLIAVDFFHNKMMSSIPWLKKASYIALTLGSTAMSILALWA